A genomic region of Acipenser ruthenus chromosome 9, fAciRut3.2 maternal haplotype, whole genome shotgun sequence contains the following coding sequences:
- the LOC117405507 gene encoding serine/threonine-protein kinase Nek3 isoform X1, whose translation MDCYTVLKVIGEGSYGQALLVQPRKESEKYVLKEIRLPKTQSGIQSSRNEAILLAKMKHPNIVIFRESFEAEGHLYIVMEFCAGGDLMQKLKWQKGSLFPEDMILNWFTQICLGTKYIHEQRVLHRDLKSKNIFLTDKGTIKLGDFGSACILNSPEAYACTYVGTPYYVSPEIWDSKPYNNKSDVWSLGCVLYELCTLKHPFQANSWKNLILKICRGSYPPLPPHYSYELHYLIKQMFKINPKDRPSISNILTRHRVSKLIKKYLPLEVFNAVGSEKPERKPKNPNGKLKATKGSPSDPAHDTNTPIKVLNNNCINVPVFHNEEQVSKWKKGEGEKVARILSEKTLEETTSEMEVTPAGPHVIFPDASKGLPRKQWGEGPSNTVLHTLENAALISSGTLEPADNAGGDVVYCIGNSPRKQWVKESPEKLLNILQNANLSLAFKTYTIHKPDSHELLHGPLSHVGADDIDGDMEETVDSARLEPRSDDEDTDFEEESVFDWVAELEKMVDKSQHNN comes from the exons ATGGATTGTTACACAGTCTTGAAAGTTATCGGAGAAGGGTCCTATGGACAAGCTCTGTTGGTGCAACCCAGGAAGGAAAGTGAAAAATATGTCTTGAAAGAAATTAGGCTGCCAAAG ACTCAATCAGGAATACAGAGCTCCAGGAATGAAGCAATACTTTTGGCTAAAATGAAACATCCTAATATTGTTATCTTCAGAGAATCATTTGAAG CTGAAGGCCACCTTTACATTGTTATGGAGTTTTGTGCTGGCGGAGATCTAATGCAAAAGCTTAAATGGCAGAAAGGATCGCTATTCCCTGAAGATATG ATACTAAACTGGTTTACCCAGATCTGCCTTGGTACAAAGTACATACATGAGCAGCGGGTGTTGCACAGAGATCTCAAATCCAAG AATATTTTTCTCACAGATAAAGGAACAATCAAACTAGGAGATTTTGGATCTGCCTGCATTCTGAACAG TCCCGAGGCCTACGCTTGCACTTACGTTGGAACTCCTTATTACGTTTCTCCAGAAATTTGGGACAGCAAGCCGTACAACAATAAAAG TGATGTTTGGTCTCTTGGCTGCGTCCTGTATGAGCTCTGCACCCTGAAGCATCCT TTCCAGGCCAACAGCTGGAAGAATCTGATCCTGAAGATCTGCAGGGGGTCATACCCACCACTCCCTCCTCACTACTCCTATGAGCTCCATTACTTGATAAagcaaatgtttaaaataaacccaaaGGACCGGCCTTCTATCAGCAATATTCTCACCAGGCACCGTGTGTCCAAACTCATTAAAAAGTATTTACCCCTTGAG GTATTTAACGCAGTGGGTAGTGAAAAACCTGAAAGGAAACCTAAAAATCCCAACGGAAAACTTAAAGCAACAAAAG GTTCCCCAAGTGACCCTGCACATGACACGAACACCCCCATAAAGGTACTAAATAACAATTGCATCAATGTTCCAGTATTTCAC AACGAAGAGCAGGTGAGCAAGTGGAAAAAAGGTGAAGGTGAAAAGGTCGCCAGGATTTTGAGTGAGAAAACCCTTGAAGAAACCACTTCCGAAATGGAAG TGACCCCAGCTGGACCTCATGTAATATTCCCTGATGCTTCAAAAGGCCTCCCCAGAAAGCAGTGGGGTGAAGGGCCCTCAAATACTGTTCTGCACACCCTGGAGAATGCAGCACTCATTTCATCTGGAACACTGGAGCCTGCAGACAATGCTG GTGGCGACGTGGTTTATTGCATCGGTAACAGTCCTAGGAAACAGTGGGTCAAGGAATCGCCAGAAAAACTCCTGAATATACTACAGAATGCGAACCTGAGTCTTGCCTTTAAAACGTATACCATACATAAACCAG ATTCACATGAGTTGCTCCATGGCCCCTTGTCACATGTGGGAGCAGATGACATTGATGGTGACATGGAAGAAACTGTAGATTCAGCCAGACTAGAGCCACGTTCTGATGACGAGGACAC ggACTTTGAAGAAGAATCAGTTTTCGATTGGGTAGCAGAACTTGAGAAGATGGTGGACAAAAGCCAGCACAATAATTGA
- the LOC117405507 gene encoding serine/threonine-protein kinase Nek3 isoform X3, whose translation MDCYTVLKVIGEGSYGQALLVQPRKESEKYVLKEIRLPKTQSGIQSSRNEAILLAKMKHPNIVIFRESFEAEGHLYIVMEFCAGGDLMQKLKWQKGSLFPEDMILNWFTQICLGTKYIHEQRVLHRDLKSKNIFLTDKGTIKLGDFGSACILNSPEAYACTYVGTPYYVSPEIWDSKPYNNKSDVWSLGCVLYELCTLKHPFQANSWKNLILKICRGSYPPLPPHYSYELHYLIKQMFKINPKDRPSISNILTRHRVSKLIKKYLPLEVFNAVGSEKPERKPKNPNGKLKATKGSPSDPAHDTNTPIKVLNNNCINVPVFHNEEQVSKWKKGEGEKVARILSEKTLEETTSEMEVTPAGPHVIFPDASKGLPRKQWGEGPSNTVLHTLENAALISSGTLEPADNAGGDVVYCIGNSPRKQWVKESPEKLLNILQNANLSLAFKTYTIHKPGTSTKTI comes from the exons ATGGATTGTTACACAGTCTTGAAAGTTATCGGAGAAGGGTCCTATGGACAAGCTCTGTTGGTGCAACCCAGGAAGGAAAGTGAAAAATATGTCTTGAAAGAAATTAGGCTGCCAAAG ACTCAATCAGGAATACAGAGCTCCAGGAATGAAGCAATACTTTTGGCTAAAATGAAACATCCTAATATTGTTATCTTCAGAGAATCATTTGAAG CTGAAGGCCACCTTTACATTGTTATGGAGTTTTGTGCTGGCGGAGATCTAATGCAAAAGCTTAAATGGCAGAAAGGATCGCTATTCCCTGAAGATATG ATACTAAACTGGTTTACCCAGATCTGCCTTGGTACAAAGTACATACATGAGCAGCGGGTGTTGCACAGAGATCTCAAATCCAAG AATATTTTTCTCACAGATAAAGGAACAATCAAACTAGGAGATTTTGGATCTGCCTGCATTCTGAACAG TCCCGAGGCCTACGCTTGCACTTACGTTGGAACTCCTTATTACGTTTCTCCAGAAATTTGGGACAGCAAGCCGTACAACAATAAAAG TGATGTTTGGTCTCTTGGCTGCGTCCTGTATGAGCTCTGCACCCTGAAGCATCCT TTCCAGGCCAACAGCTGGAAGAATCTGATCCTGAAGATCTGCAGGGGGTCATACCCACCACTCCCTCCTCACTACTCCTATGAGCTCCATTACTTGATAAagcaaatgtttaaaataaacccaaaGGACCGGCCTTCTATCAGCAATATTCTCACCAGGCACCGTGTGTCCAAACTCATTAAAAAGTATTTACCCCTTGAG GTATTTAACGCAGTGGGTAGTGAAAAACCTGAAAGGAAACCTAAAAATCCCAACGGAAAACTTAAAGCAACAAAAG GTTCCCCAAGTGACCCTGCACATGACACGAACACCCCCATAAAGGTACTAAATAACAATTGCATCAATGTTCCAGTATTTCAC AACGAAGAGCAGGTGAGCAAGTGGAAAAAAGGTGAAGGTGAAAAGGTCGCCAGGATTTTGAGTGAGAAAACCCTTGAAGAAACCACTTCCGAAATGGAAG TGACCCCAGCTGGACCTCATGTAATATTCCCTGATGCTTCAAAAGGCCTCCCCAGAAAGCAGTGGGGTGAAGGGCCCTCAAATACTGTTCTGCACACCCTGGAGAATGCAGCACTCATTTCATCTGGAACACTGGAGCCTGCAGACAATGCTG GTGGCGACGTGGTTTATTGCATCGGTAACAGTCCTAGGAAACAGTGGGTCAAGGAATCGCCAGAAAAACTCCTGAATATACTACAGAATGCGAACCTGAGTCTTGCCTTTAAAACGTATACCATACATAAACCAG GTACTTCCACCAAAACTATATGA
- the LOC117405507 gene encoding serine/threonine-protein kinase Nek3 isoform X2: MDCYTVLKVIGEGSYGQALLVQPRKESEKYVLKEIRLPKTQSGIQSSRNEAILLAKMKHPNIVIFRESFEAEGHLYIVMEFCAGGDLMQKLKWQKGSLFPEDMILNWFTQICLGTKYIHEQRVLHRDLKSKNIFLTDKGTIKLGDFGSACILNSPEAYACTYVGTPYYVSPEIWDSKPYNNKSDVWSLGCVLYELCTLKHPFQANSWKNLILKICRGSYPPLPPHYSYELHYLIKQMFKINPKDRPSISNILTRHRVSKLIKKYLPLEVFNAVGSEKPERKPKNPNGKLKATKGSPSDPAHDTNTPIKNEEQVSKWKKGEGEKVARILSEKTLEETTSEMEVTPAGPHVIFPDASKGLPRKQWGEGPSNTVLHTLENAALISSGTLEPADNAGGDVVYCIGNSPRKQWVKESPEKLLNILQNANLSLAFKTYTIHKPDSHELLHGPLSHVGADDIDGDMEETVDSARLEPRSDDEDTDFEEESVFDWVAELEKMVDKSQHNN, from the exons ATGGATTGTTACACAGTCTTGAAAGTTATCGGAGAAGGGTCCTATGGACAAGCTCTGTTGGTGCAACCCAGGAAGGAAAGTGAAAAATATGTCTTGAAAGAAATTAGGCTGCCAAAG ACTCAATCAGGAATACAGAGCTCCAGGAATGAAGCAATACTTTTGGCTAAAATGAAACATCCTAATATTGTTATCTTCAGAGAATCATTTGAAG CTGAAGGCCACCTTTACATTGTTATGGAGTTTTGTGCTGGCGGAGATCTAATGCAAAAGCTTAAATGGCAGAAAGGATCGCTATTCCCTGAAGATATG ATACTAAACTGGTTTACCCAGATCTGCCTTGGTACAAAGTACATACATGAGCAGCGGGTGTTGCACAGAGATCTCAAATCCAAG AATATTTTTCTCACAGATAAAGGAACAATCAAACTAGGAGATTTTGGATCTGCCTGCATTCTGAACAG TCCCGAGGCCTACGCTTGCACTTACGTTGGAACTCCTTATTACGTTTCTCCAGAAATTTGGGACAGCAAGCCGTACAACAATAAAAG TGATGTTTGGTCTCTTGGCTGCGTCCTGTATGAGCTCTGCACCCTGAAGCATCCT TTCCAGGCCAACAGCTGGAAGAATCTGATCCTGAAGATCTGCAGGGGGTCATACCCACCACTCCCTCCTCACTACTCCTATGAGCTCCATTACTTGATAAagcaaatgtttaaaataaacccaaaGGACCGGCCTTCTATCAGCAATATTCTCACCAGGCACCGTGTGTCCAAACTCATTAAAAAGTATTTACCCCTTGAG GTATTTAACGCAGTGGGTAGTGAAAAACCTGAAAGGAAACCTAAAAATCCCAACGGAAAACTTAAAGCAACAAAAG GTTCCCCAAGTGACCCTGCACATGACACGAACACCCCCATAAAG AACGAAGAGCAGGTGAGCAAGTGGAAAAAAGGTGAAGGTGAAAAGGTCGCCAGGATTTTGAGTGAGAAAACCCTTGAAGAAACCACTTCCGAAATGGAAG TGACCCCAGCTGGACCTCATGTAATATTCCCTGATGCTTCAAAAGGCCTCCCCAGAAAGCAGTGGGGTGAAGGGCCCTCAAATACTGTTCTGCACACCCTGGAGAATGCAGCACTCATTTCATCTGGAACACTGGAGCCTGCAGACAATGCTG GTGGCGACGTGGTTTATTGCATCGGTAACAGTCCTAGGAAACAGTGGGTCAAGGAATCGCCAGAAAAACTCCTGAATATACTACAGAATGCGAACCTGAGTCTTGCCTTTAAAACGTATACCATACATAAACCAG ATTCACATGAGTTGCTCCATGGCCCCTTGTCACATGTGGGAGCAGATGACATTGATGGTGACATGGAAGAAACTGTAGATTCAGCCAGACTAGAGCCACGTTCTGATGACGAGGACAC ggACTTTGAAGAAGAATCAGTTTTCGATTGGGTAGCAGAACTTGAGAAGATGGTGGACAAAAGCCAGCACAATAATTGA
- the LOC131738065 gene encoding cytoskeleton-associated protein 2-like, protein MEPQLTNPRMKDDTQKDHTTNRLPNTKVVNKENTRPEKQWNRPNVIKAEPQKQKAVKLEPMQSSNHAVNKEAPVKKEGGDSDKQVDEGNQVGNTGSKNPAEMRRRTTLSYSFLSHRKNQQKQLIVEKSANPKPAVPCASKPVLGAYRGKVVQSKVSSFRKPATTEEEKNQSEVKAVASKPIAQKTNTASNGKASVQKPGIGVPKTSAQTAKSTTTNMQKGQIAKPPLRENVFQQKEPKATNILAARRLVSSGTAGPAPQPRLPVTMKKNDSVPKVNPKTSEATSKNGAKPSNTVISNKYKIKKETAEERRLRLAEWLTTKGKTLKRPSMVLQAGATLKQAPKKEPITQLNTTMEVEDNDEQDLPVLAEETNEPIDELCCALADMLPTSKSNTDGQRGGSESEESTGMDQKDSVKAEEKDLKLEHGSQSPAHVEKQCKEENESDEDEEIDEKAHNVAMKTPGKDTAKASVVKYSVKTTPYLQSVKRRIQGEGSKGAIKDLKFLTPVRRSQRINRMSYRLPEMLMDHDPCVSSLAELAGLDGEANAYIYRQNPALQEVTRLSAATD, encoded by the exons ATGGAGCCACAACTCACAAATCCAAG GATGAAGGACGACACCCAGAAAGATCACACGACTAATAGACTACCTAATACTAAAGTG GTCAATAAAGAAAATACCAGACCCGAAAAGCAATGGAACAGACCTAATGTTATTAAGGCTGAACCCCAAAAACAAAAGGCTGTAAAATTGGAGCCCATGCAGTCTTCCAACCATGCAGTTAACAAAGAAGCACCTGTGAAGAAGGAAGGTGGAGATTCAGATAAGCAGGTGGATGAGGGAAATCAAGTGGGAAACACTGGATCCAAAAATCCTGCTGAAATGAGGAGACGTACAACCCTGAGCTACTCTTTCCTGTCTCACAGAAAGAATCAGCAAAAGCAGCTCATTGTGGAGAAGAGTGCCAACCCAAAGCCTGCTGTGCCTTGTGCCTCCAAACCAGTCTTGGGTGCCTACAGAGGCAAGGTTGTTCAGTCAAAAGTCAGCTCCTTTAGGAAGCCAGCAACCACTGAAGAAGAGAAGAATCAATCGGAAGTGAAGGCCGTTGCCTCTAAACCAATTGCACAGAAAACTAATACAGCGAGCAATGGGAAAGCTTCAGTGCAGAAGCCAGGGATTGGTGTCCCAAAAACCTCTGCCCAGACAGCCAAGTCCACTACAACAAACATGCAAAAGGGGCAAATCGCAAAACCACCCTTAAGAGAAAATGTTTTCCAACAGAAGGAGCCTAAAGCAACCAACATTTTGGCTGCTAGAAGGCTGGTTAGCAGTGGCACCGCGGGTCCCGCACCACAGCCAAGGCTGCCAGTGACGATGAAGAAAAATGACTCTGTCCCAAAAGTGAACCCCAAGACATCTGAGGCCACAAGTAAAAATGGAGCAAAGCCATCGAACACAGTCATTAGTAATAAATACAAGATCAAAAAAGAAACCGCGGAAGAGCGAAG AttaaggctggctgagtggttgACTACAAAAGGCAAAACTCTGAAGAGACCATCCATGGTACTGCAGGCTGGTGCCACCCTGAAGCAGGCTCCCAAAAAAGAACCAATAACCCAGCTGAATACAACTATGGAGGTGGAAGATAACGATGAACAGGATCTGCCTGTTTTAGCTGAGGAAACGAATGAG CCAATAGATGAGTTATGCTGTGCACTAGCAGATATGTTACCTACTTCAAAATCCAACACTG ATGGACAGAGAGGAGGCAGTGAGAGTGAGGAAAGCACTGGGATGGATCAGAAAGACTCTGTGAAAGCTGAAGAGAAAGACCTGAAACTGGAGCATGGATCCCAGAGTCCAGCCCATGTGGAGAAGCAGTGCAAAGAGGAGAATGAATCTGATGAGGATGAAGAGATAGACGAGAAAGCACACAACGTGGCAATGAAAACTCCTGGAAAAGATACTGCGAAGGCTTCTGTGGTTAAATACAGCGTAAAGACAACACCCTACTTACAAAG TGTGAAGAGGAGGATTCAGGGTGAAGGAAGTAAAGGTGCTATAAAGGATCTGAAGTTCTTAACCCCTGTGCGACGCTCCCAGAGAATCAACCGCATGTCCTATCGGCTGCCAGAGATGCTGATGGACCACGATCCCTGTGTTTCATCTTTGGCAGAGCTGGCTGGCTTGGATGGTGAAGCCAACGCCTACATCTACAGGCAGAACCCTGCGCTGCAAGAGGTCACAAGGTTGTCTGCTGCAACAGACTAA